The Xiphias gladius isolate SHS-SW01 ecotype Sanya breed wild chromosome 7, ASM1685928v1, whole genome shotgun sequence genome window below encodes:
- the nek3 gene encoding serine/threonine-protein kinase Nek3 isoform X1 translates to MENYSPLRVIGEGSFGRALLVRCKSSQEKYVVKEIQLPTNPSKLENSRREAVLLSRMKHPNIVAFREAFEADGLLCIVMEYCRGGDLLQRIRQQKTTQFCVDDILRWFAQMCAGAKHIHDKRVLHRDLKSKNIFLTDRGTVKLGDFGSACILNSSKAFAHTYVGTPYYVAPEIWDNKPYNNKSDVWSLGCVLYELCTLRHPFQATSWKSLILKVCRGAYPPLPNHLPYELQYLIKQMFKTHPKDRPSLHTILACHRVSKLLRPHITSQVIEKEEQGRRTGRWNREEGKKVANLLGEKSLIKASISEGMELSEGHSDRREPGRRKQWATGGSVLQVLADASLVSSGSMASTGQTLAGSTHGSLSEEPEDSRQRRQWEKDPPERLLSLLEKARLSRAFSTFLINRGGDDLLMGPLSQPQGDATDGLELEVAVDEDRLQPRSDDEDTDFEEESPCDWIDEVERMFSEH, encoded by the exons ATGGAGAATTATTCACCGCTGAGAGTCATCGGAGAAGGATCTTTCGGCCGCGCTTTGCTAGTCCGGTGCAAAAGCAGCCAGGAGAAGTATGTGGTCAAGGAAATCCAGCTGCCCACG aaTCCGTCAAAGTTGGAGAATTCAAGGAGAGAAGCCGTGCTCCTGTCCAGAATGAAACATCCCAACATCGTGGCCTTCAGGGAGGCATTCGAAG CCGATGGCCTCCTGTGTATTGTCATGGAGTACTGCAGGGGAGGAGACCTGCTCCAGAGGATCCGGCAACAGAAAACTACGCAGTTCTGCGTTGATGAT atcttGAGGTGGTTTGCTCAAATGTGCGCAGGCGCAAAGCACATCCACGATAAACGGGTTTTGCACAGAGATCTGAAGTCCAAG AACATTTTCCTGACAGATAGAGGGACAGTCAAGCTCGGGGACTTTGGCTCAGCGTGTATTCTGAACag ctcCAAGGCTTTCGCTCATACTTATGTTGGGACACCATATTATGTGGCACCAGAAATCTGGGACAACAAGCCGTACAACAACAAGAG TGATGTGTGGTCCTTGGGCTGTGTTCTCTACGAGCTCTGCACCCTGCGACACCCG TTCCAGGCAACCAGCTGGAAGAGCCTGATCCTTAAGGTGTGTCGGGGTGCGTACCCTCCCCTCCCCAACCACCTGCCCTACGAGCTGCAGTATTTGATCAAGCAGATGTTTAAGACGCACCCGAAAGACAGGCCGTCCCTGCACACCATCCTGGCCTGTCACCGGGTTTCCAAGCTCCTGCGTCCACATATTACCTCGCAG GTGATAGAGAAGGAGGAACAGGGGAGGCGTACTGGTCGATGGAacagggaggaggggaagaaggTGGCTAATCTCCTGGGAGAGAAGAGTTTAATAAAAGCGTCAATATCTGAAG GCATGGAGTTGTCTGAGGGTCACTCTGACCGCAGAGAGCCCGGCCGTCGAAAGCAGTGGGCCACTGGGGGCTCTGTGCTGCAGGTGTTGGCCGATGCCAGCCTCGTCTCGTCCGGCAGCATGGCATCGACCGGCCAGACCCTCGCAGGCTCTACTCATGGAA gcctgTCAGAGGAGCCAGAGGACAGCAGGCAGAGGAGACAATGGGAGAAGGATCCTCCCGAGAGGCTTCTGAGTCTGTTGGAGAAGGCCCGGCTGAGCAGAGCCTTCAGCACCTTTTTAATAAACAGAGGAG GTGACGACCTGCTGATGGGACCCCTCTCCCAGCCGCAGGGGGACGCCACCGACGGTCTTGAGCTGGAAGTGGCCGTAGACGAGGACAGGCTGCAGCCGCGCTCAGATGACGAGGACAC AGACTTTGAGGAAGAATCTCCATGTGACTGGATTGATGAAGTTGAAAGAATGTTTTCCGAGCACTAA
- the nek3 gene encoding serine/threonine-protein kinase Nek3 isoform X2: MKHPNIVAFREAFEADGLLCIVMEYCRGGDLLQRIRQQKTTQFCVDDILRWFAQMCAGAKHIHDKRVLHRDLKSKNIFLTDRGTVKLGDFGSACILNSSKAFAHTYVGTPYYVAPEIWDNKPYNNKSDVWSLGCVLYELCTLRHPFQATSWKSLILKVCRGAYPPLPNHLPYELQYLIKQMFKTHPKDRPSLHTILACHRVSKLLRPHITSQVIEKEEQGRRTGRWNREEGKKVANLLGEKSLIKASISEGMELSEGHSDRREPGRRKQWATGGSVLQVLADASLVSSGSMASTGQTLAGSTHGSLSEEPEDSRQRRQWEKDPPERLLSLLEKARLSRAFSTFLINRGGDDLLMGPLSQPQGDATDGLELEVAVDEDRLQPRSDDEDTDFEEESPCDWIDEVERMFSEH, encoded by the exons ATGAAACATCCCAACATCGTGGCCTTCAGGGAGGCATTCGAAG CCGATGGCCTCCTGTGTATTGTCATGGAGTACTGCAGGGGAGGAGACCTGCTCCAGAGGATCCGGCAACAGAAAACTACGCAGTTCTGCGTTGATGAT atcttGAGGTGGTTTGCTCAAATGTGCGCAGGCGCAAAGCACATCCACGATAAACGGGTTTTGCACAGAGATCTGAAGTCCAAG AACATTTTCCTGACAGATAGAGGGACAGTCAAGCTCGGGGACTTTGGCTCAGCGTGTATTCTGAACag ctcCAAGGCTTTCGCTCATACTTATGTTGGGACACCATATTATGTGGCACCAGAAATCTGGGACAACAAGCCGTACAACAACAAGAG TGATGTGTGGTCCTTGGGCTGTGTTCTCTACGAGCTCTGCACCCTGCGACACCCG TTCCAGGCAACCAGCTGGAAGAGCCTGATCCTTAAGGTGTGTCGGGGTGCGTACCCTCCCCTCCCCAACCACCTGCCCTACGAGCTGCAGTATTTGATCAAGCAGATGTTTAAGACGCACCCGAAAGACAGGCCGTCCCTGCACACCATCCTGGCCTGTCACCGGGTTTCCAAGCTCCTGCGTCCACATATTACCTCGCAG GTGATAGAGAAGGAGGAACAGGGGAGGCGTACTGGTCGATGGAacagggaggaggggaagaaggTGGCTAATCTCCTGGGAGAGAAGAGTTTAATAAAAGCGTCAATATCTGAAG GCATGGAGTTGTCTGAGGGTCACTCTGACCGCAGAGAGCCCGGCCGTCGAAAGCAGTGGGCCACTGGGGGCTCTGTGCTGCAGGTGTTGGCCGATGCCAGCCTCGTCTCGTCCGGCAGCATGGCATCGACCGGCCAGACCCTCGCAGGCTCTACTCATGGAA gcctgTCAGAGGAGCCAGAGGACAGCAGGCAGAGGAGACAATGGGAGAAGGATCCTCCCGAGAGGCTTCTGAGTCTGTTGGAGAAGGCCCGGCTGAGCAGAGCCTTCAGCACCTTTTTAATAAACAGAGGAG GTGACGACCTGCTGATGGGACCCCTCTCCCAGCCGCAGGGGGACGCCACCGACGGTCTTGAGCTGGAAGTGGCCGTAGACGAGGACAGGCTGCAGCCGCGCTCAGATGACGAGGACAC AGACTTTGAGGAAGAATCTCCATGTGACTGGATTGATGAAGTTGAAAGAATGTTTTCCGAGCACTAA
- the lpar6a gene encoding lysophosphatidic acid receptor 6a, translated as MYNTTLSTNSLTPPWAVNSTANSSTCSKNDGFKYPLYSTVFSIVFVVGLITNVVAIYIFTCSLKLRNETTTYMMNLVVSDLLFVFTLPLRVFYFINQHWPFGSTLCKVSVSLFYTNMYGSILFLTCISVDRFLAIVHPFRSRTLRTKRNARIVCTAVWVLVLSGSLPTGFMLETTSRENNKTNATFCFENFSSKQWKAHLSKVVIFIETVGFIIPLLLNVCCSIMVLQTLRRPQTISRGGKLNKTKILRMIIVHLFIFCFCFIPYNVNLVFYALVRTKTLRGCSVESVVRTIYPVALCIAVSNCCFDPIVYYFTSETIQNSIKRKSQVGRAYDAKFSEALQSETSSNLQYSLRNLKAKVFHNESSV; from the coding sequence ATGTACAACACTACCCTCTCGACAAACAGTTTAACCCCACCATGGGCTGTCAATAGCACAGCCAACAGCTCTACCTGCAGCAAGAACGATGGGTTCAAATACCCTTTGTACAGCACTGTCTTCAGCATTGTGTTTGTGGTGGGACTGATCACCAACGTTGTGGCCATTTACATATTCACCTGCTCTCTGAAGCTGAGGAACGAGACCACGACTTACATGATGAACCTGGTAGTGTCTGACCTGCTGTTTGTCTTCACACTGCCTCTGAGGGTCTTCTACTTCATCAACCAGCACTGGCCGTTTGGAAGCACGCTGTGCAAGGTCTCCGTCTCATTGTTCTACACCAACATGTATGGCAGCATTCTCTTTCTCACCTGCATTAGCGTGGATCGCTTTCTGGCCATCGTGCACCCCTTTCGCTCAAGGACGCTTAGGACTAAGCGCAATGCTAGGATAGTATGTACTGCTGTGTGGGTGCTGGTGCTGTCAGGGAGTCTCCCCACGGGGTTCATGTTGGAGACCACCTCACGGGAGAACAACAAGACAAATGCTACTTTCTGCTTCGAGAACTTCTCCTCCAAGCAGTGGAAAGCTCACCTGTCCAAGGTGGTGATATTCATAGAAACAGTGGGCTTCATCATCCCACTGCTACTCAACGTATGCTGCTCCATAATGGTGTTGCAGACCCTGCGTCGCCCCCAAACCATCAGTCGTGGGGGGAagctgaacaaaacaaagatcTTGCGCATGATAATTGTACacctctttattttttgtttttgcttcatcCCCTACAATGTAAACCTGGTTTTCTATGCTCTGGTCCGTACCAAAACTTTAAGAGGCTGCTCTGTGGAGTCGGTGGTCCGAACCATCTACCCAGTAGCCCTCTGCATTGCTGTATCCAACTGCTGCTTTGACCCCATTGTTTACTACTTCACCTCGGAGACCATCCAGAACTCCATCAAGAGGAAGTCTCAGGTGGGCCGTGCGTATGATGCCAAATTCTCCGAGGCCCTGCAGTCAGAAACCAGCTCCAACCTGCAGTACAGCCTGAGGAATCTAAAAGCTAAAGTCTTCCACAATGAGTCTTCAGTGTGA